The following coding sequences are from one Arthrobacter sp. 24S4-2 window:
- a CDS encoding amidohydrolase family protein produces MSRIPDLVIAHGTVVNSFGRRHAHIVVQDGRVEQLIDAAEPVPAATRTIDATGRLVIPGGVDGHCHVAQVTGRFRTLDDYCTTSTAALWGGTTTIIDFGIPRDAQETPLAAVLHKKELARESRCDVALHGSVVSWDETVPWQLEQLAAEGVRSVKMYTTNRGTTMADGDTILKVMREMVRLDGLTYIHAEHDPIISDCTQQHADDGRIGIEHLHRTRPELAEEISVGETLAMAEYTNAPVYFVHQSTPGAVDLVTAARARGEEAYSETCPHYLTLDDTVYGSAFPEWYACCPPMRSAETVAALRERLADGAIHAVSSDHSCYDLSQKRERTDDIRAMPHGLPGVETRMPVTFTAVASAGSTVEDFVEVFAAGPARINAVPGKGTIAEGFDADLVVFDPAEKRAVDGGALHMGTDFSPFDGRTLTGWPAVVVSAGRVVLDGGGFHDPGAVGRFVARNGFREHLSSAAASAATPATLSAAK; encoded by the coding sequence ATGTCCCGCATTCCAGACCTCGTCATCGCCCACGGCACCGTGGTCAACAGCTTCGGCCGCCGGCACGCCCACATCGTGGTGCAGGACGGCCGCGTCGAGCAGCTCATCGACGCCGCGGAGCCCGTCCCAGCGGCTACCCGCACCATCGACGCCACGGGCCGGCTGGTGATTCCCGGCGGAGTGGACGGCCACTGCCACGTGGCGCAGGTGACCGGCCGCTTCCGCACCCTGGACGACTACTGCACCACCTCAACGGCAGCACTCTGGGGCGGCACCACCACCATCATCGACTTCGGCATTCCCCGTGACGCCCAGGAAACCCCGCTGGCCGCCGTGCTGCACAAGAAGGAACTGGCCCGGGAGTCCCGCTGCGACGTCGCCCTCCACGGCTCAGTTGTCAGCTGGGACGAAACCGTGCCGTGGCAGCTTGAGCAGCTGGCCGCGGAAGGCGTGCGCTCCGTGAAGATGTACACGACAAACCGCGGCACCACCATGGCGGACGGGGACACCATCCTGAAGGTGATGCGCGAGATGGTCCGGCTGGACGGCCTCACCTATATCCACGCCGAGCACGACCCCATCATCAGCGACTGCACCCAGCAGCACGCCGACGACGGCAGGATCGGCATCGAACACCTGCACCGGACCCGCCCCGAGCTGGCCGAGGAAATCTCCGTCGGGGAAACCCTGGCCATGGCCGAGTACACGAATGCCCCCGTGTACTTCGTGCACCAGTCCACGCCGGGCGCCGTCGACCTGGTCACCGCCGCAAGGGCCCGCGGCGAGGAAGCCTACTCCGAGACCTGCCCGCACTACCTCACCCTCGATGACACGGTGTACGGCTCCGCGTTCCCCGAGTGGTACGCCTGCTGCCCGCCCATGCGCAGCGCCGAAACGGTTGCCGCGCTCAGGGAACGGCTGGCCGACGGCGCCATCCACGCGGTTTCCTCGGACCACTCCTGCTACGACCTGTCGCAGAAACGCGAGCGCACGGACGACATCCGCGCCATGCCACACGGCCTGCCCGGGGTGGAAACCCGGATGCCCGTCACCTTCACGGCCGTGGCTTCCGCAGGCAGCACGGTGGAGGACTTCGTGGAGGTCTTCGCCGCCGGCCCGGCCCGCATCAACGCGGTTCCCGGCAAGGGGACCATCGCCGAGGGCTTCGACGCCGACCTGGTGGTCTTCGATCCCGCCGAAAAACGGGCGGTCGACGGCGGCGCGCTGCACATGGGCACTGATTTCTCGCCGTTCGACGGCCGGACGCTTACCGGCTGGCCCGCCGTCGTGGTGTCCGCCGGGCGGGTGGTGCTCGACGGCGGCGGCTTCCACGATCCCGGCGCCGTGGGGCGTTTCGTGGCCCGGAACGGCTTCCGCGAACACCTCTCGTCCGCTGCCGCGTCCGCCGCCACTCCCGCAACCCTCTCCGCAGCAAAGTAG
- a CDS encoding aspartate/glutamate racemase family protein: MPSAARKTRIGMIVPSSNTCLEPQSYRILGDRDDVTIHFTRIPVTRIALDDSSDRQFDPAVMRGAAELLATADVDVIAWNGTSGSWLGADHDRELVGEIVDATGIPATTSTLAYLAAFESFGTERIGLFTPYTEDVNRAIMASYERDGIKTLGHRALGLSDNESFARVTDDEMRPGSLELAAARPDALIYLCTNLYGANIAAEVEAETGVPVLDSVAVTLWHCLKLAGSPLLAPRWGRLLAG, translated from the coding sequence ATGCCTTCCGCAGCACGCAAGACCCGCATCGGCATGATCGTGCCGTCCTCCAATACCTGCCTGGAGCCGCAGAGCTACCGCATCCTCGGCGATCGGGACGACGTCACCATCCACTTCACCCGTATCCCCGTCACCCGGATCGCCCTGGATGACTCCTCGGACAGGCAGTTCGACCCCGCCGTCATGAGGGGCGCCGCCGAGCTCCTGGCGACGGCGGATGTGGACGTCATCGCCTGGAACGGGACGTCCGGCTCCTGGCTCGGCGCCGACCACGACCGCGAGCTGGTCGGCGAGATCGTGGATGCAACGGGCATACCGGCCACCACGTCCACGCTCGCCTACCTGGCGGCTTTCGAGTCCTTCGGCACGGAGCGGATAGGGCTTTTCACGCCGTACACGGAGGACGTCAACCGCGCCATCATGGCCTCCTACGAACGGGACGGCATCAAAACCCTCGGACACCGGGCACTGGGGCTGAGCGACAACGAGTCGTTCGCCCGGGTCACGGACGACGAGATGCGGCCGGGGTCGCTGGAGCTCGCGGCAGCCCGCCCCGACGCCCTGATCTACCTCTGCACCAACCTGTACGGCGCCAACATCGCAGCGGAAGTGGAGGCAGAAACCGGCGTTCCGGTGCTTGACTCCGTGGCCGTGACGCTGTGGCACTGCCTCAAACTTGCCGGGTCCCCCTTGCTCGCACCGAGGTGGGGCAGGCTGCTGGCCGGCTAA
- a CDS encoding diacylglycerol kinase family protein → MTQHNDEPENTSAPASTPAARIGTNNRRAAVVVNPAKAVGDDLRGALLRLCETQGWAEPLWLETTVEDPGEGQAREAVEAGVDVVIAAGGDGTVRCVAEVLAGTGIPLGLVPLGTGNLLARNLGLDITDPVSAAFDVLNGTERTVDVVKAKLDHSDDEQVFLVMAGLGYDAAIMSDTVDVLKDRMGWLAYVEAGIRKLPGKPVKAHVSIDGQHPVRRHIRSVMIGNCGRIMGGVEIFPDAKLDDGVLDLLIMAPKGRLGWLGVVAGIFGRNKDETESVEYFQGKSAEITLEHEQEFQLDGDHVGTGKHLAIRVEPNALKILMTAPPKV, encoded by the coding sequence ATGACCCAGCACAACGATGAGCCGGAGAACACCAGCGCTCCGGCGAGCACCCCGGCGGCCCGGATCGGTACCAACAATCGGCGCGCCGCCGTCGTCGTCAACCCTGCCAAAGCCGTTGGCGACGATCTCCGCGGCGCCCTGCTCCGGCTCTGTGAAACGCAGGGCTGGGCGGAGCCGCTGTGGCTTGAGACCACCGTTGAAGACCCGGGCGAGGGACAGGCGCGCGAGGCGGTGGAGGCGGGGGTCGACGTCGTAATTGCCGCCGGCGGCGACGGTACCGTGCGCTGCGTGGCGGAGGTGCTCGCGGGAACGGGAATACCTCTGGGGCTTGTTCCGCTGGGCACCGGCAACCTGCTGGCCCGCAACCTCGGCCTCGATATCACCGACCCCGTGTCAGCGGCGTTCGACGTCCTGAACGGCACCGAACGCACCGTGGACGTGGTCAAGGCAAAACTTGACCACTCGGACGACGAACAGGTGTTCCTGGTGATGGCCGGGCTGGGCTACGACGCCGCCATTATGTCCGACACCGTGGACGTGCTCAAGGACCGCATGGGCTGGCTGGCCTATGTGGAAGCCGGCATCCGCAAACTGCCGGGCAAGCCGGTGAAGGCCCACGTCAGCATTGACGGACAGCACCCGGTGCGCCGGCACATCCGCAGCGTGATGATCGGCAACTGTGGCCGGATCATGGGCGGCGTGGAAATCTTCCCCGATGCAAAGTTGGACGACGGCGTCCTGGACCTGCTCATCATGGCGCCCAAGGGACGGCTGGGCTGGCTTGGAGTAGTGGCGGGTATCTTCGGCCGGAACAAGGACGAGACGGAATCCGTGGAGTACTTCCAGGGAAAATCCGCCGAGATCACCCTGGAGCACGAGCAGGAATTCCAGCTGGACGGCGACCATGTGGGGACCGGGAAGCACCTGGCCATCCGGGTGGAGCCCAATGCCCTGAAGATCCTGATGACGGCTCCGCCGAAGGTGTAA
- a CDS encoding pyridoxamine 5'-phosphate oxidase family protein has protein sequence MNTSELGPETTDLTVHECWKHLRSASVGRLAVISDARPEIFPVNYLPDEGTVIFRTGPGTKLNAVLSGEPVVLEADGLNTYGTIAWSVVVKGIAAPVQAGEDAPAEIPSPWEEGAKDVLVRITPSELSGRRFVIGPPTKWWPPLEPATGQQE, from the coding sequence ATGAATACCTCTGAGCTGGGGCCGGAAACAACAGATCTCACCGTCCATGAATGCTGGAAGCACCTTCGCTCGGCTTCCGTGGGAAGGCTGGCGGTCATCAGCGATGCGAGGCCGGAGATCTTTCCGGTCAACTACCTGCCGGATGAAGGTACGGTGATTTTCCGGACCGGCCCCGGGACCAAGCTGAACGCTGTGCTCTCCGGGGAGCCGGTGGTTCTTGAAGCAGATGGGCTGAATACCTACGGGACCATCGCGTGGAGCGTGGTGGTCAAGGGGATTGCTGCGCCTGTGCAGGCCGGTGAGGATGCTCCTGCCGAGATCCCGTCGCCCTGGGAAGAAGGGGCCAAGGACGTCCTGGTCCGGATCACCCCCAGCGAACTGAGCGGGCGCCGGTTTGTCATCGGGCCGCCCACGAAATGGTGGCCGCCGCTGGAGCCAGCCACGGGGCAGCAGGAGTAA
- a CDS encoding IclR family transcriptional regulator C-terminal domain-containing protein, whose protein sequence is MTDAAAETPPRPSSAPQASDQYVQSLARGLAVIRAFDTDHPVMTLTEVAARTDLTRATARRFLHTLVELGYVRTDGKAFALTAQVLQLGYAYLSGLSLPQLAQPHLEELSLRLGESTSAAVLDGQDIAYIARVTTRRIMNVGITVGTRFPAYATSMGRVLLAALPPAKLQEYLAGAEIKPLTPRAIGTRKDLVAVLDRVRAQGWCLLDQELELGLMSIAAPVYHGPAKVVAAINVSLQAQSVAAKPDPTAYLDMVRKQTVETARLISADLSAKH, encoded by the coding sequence ATGACCGACGCAGCAGCCGAGACCCCGCCCAGGCCCTCCTCTGCGCCGCAGGCCAGCGACCAGTACGTCCAGTCCCTGGCCCGCGGCCTCGCCGTGATCCGCGCCTTCGACACCGACCACCCGGTGATGACCCTCACGGAGGTCGCGGCACGCACCGATCTCACCCGCGCCACCGCCCGACGCTTCCTGCACACCCTTGTGGAGCTGGGGTACGTTCGCACGGACGGCAAGGCCTTCGCCCTCACGGCCCAGGTGCTGCAGCTAGGCTACGCGTACCTGTCCGGGCTGTCCCTGCCGCAGCTGGCCCAGCCGCACCTGGAGGAGCTCTCGCTGCGGCTGGGGGAGTCGACGTCGGCCGCCGTCCTGGACGGGCAGGACATCGCCTACATCGCGCGCGTCACAACGAGGCGCATCATGAACGTCGGCATCACGGTGGGCACGCGCTTCCCCGCGTACGCCACGTCCATGGGCCGCGTGCTGCTCGCCGCGCTGCCCCCGGCCAAGCTCCAGGAGTACCTCGCCGGCGCCGAAATCAAGCCCCTCACACCCCGGGCGATCGGCACCAGGAAGGACCTTGTGGCCGTGCTGGACCGGGTCCGCGCCCAGGGCTGGTGTCTCCTGGACCAGGAGCTCGAACTGGGCCTGATGTCCATTGCTGCGCCGGTGTATCACGGCCCGGCCAAGGTGGTGGCGGCCATCAACGTCTCCCTGCAGGCCCAGTCGGTGGCCGCGAAACCTGACCCCACGGCCTATCTGGACATGGTCCGGAAGCAAACCGTGGAGACGGCCCGGCTGATCTCCGCTGACCTCTCAGCCAAGCACTAG
- a CDS encoding 3-oxoacid CoA-transferase subunit B: MSIQTTSLQTSDRPLGRDDLARLVARDIKPGSFVNLGIGQPTLVSNYLEPEQNITLHTENGMLGMGPEAKGNEIDEDLINAGKIPVTELPGASYFHHADSFAIMRGGHLDICVLGAFQVSATGDLANWHTGAPDAIPAVGGAMDLATGAKDVFVMMTLLTRDGASKIVEACTYPLTGVGCVTRVYTDKAVFLTGPDGVQVRETFGCTLEELQALVPVPLTAAPAVER; this comes from the coding sequence ATGAGCATCCAGACAACATCCCTTCAGACCAGCGACAGGCCCCTGGGCCGCGACGACCTGGCCAGGCTGGTGGCCCGCGACATCAAGCCCGGTTCGTTCGTGAACCTGGGAATCGGCCAGCCCACCCTGGTGTCCAACTACCTCGAGCCGGAGCAGAACATCACGCTCCACACCGAGAACGGGATGCTCGGCATGGGGCCCGAGGCCAAGGGCAACGAGATCGATGAGGACCTCATCAACGCGGGCAAGATCCCCGTCACCGAACTCCCGGGGGCGTCCTACTTCCACCACGCCGATTCGTTCGCGATCATGCGCGGCGGGCACCTGGACATCTGCGTCCTGGGCGCGTTCCAGGTCTCCGCGACGGGTGACCTCGCCAACTGGCACACCGGGGCGCCGGACGCCATTCCTGCCGTGGGCGGTGCGATGGACCTGGCCACCGGTGCGAAAGACGTCTTCGTGATGATGACGCTCCTGACCCGCGACGGCGCGTCCAAGATCGTGGAGGCCTGCACCTACCCGCTCACCGGCGTGGGCTGCGTGACCCGCGTGTACACGGACAAGGCCGTGTTCCTGACCGGGCCGGACGGCGTCCAGGTGCGCGAAACCTTCGGCTGCACCCTCGAGGAGCTCCAGGCCCTGGTACCGGTTCCCCTGACAGCAGCCCCCGCCGTCGAACGCTAA
- a CDS encoding 3-oxoacid CoA-transferase subunit A — protein sequence MLNFVDTVGEAVAGIKDGSTVMIGGFGNAGQPFELIDALLDGGATDLTVVNNNAGQGDQGLALLIKEGRVRKMICSFPRQSDSWHFDAKYKAGEIELELVPQGNLAERIRAAGAGIGGFFTPTGYGTMLAEGKETRILDGRGQVFETPIHADVALIKALKADGLGNLVYRKTARNFGPIMAAAAKHTIVQVSEIVPTGGLDPENIVTPGIYVNSIVRVGAAPGKTEQVA from the coding sequence ATGCTGAATTTTGTTGACACCGTCGGCGAGGCGGTCGCCGGCATCAAGGACGGTTCCACCGTGATGATCGGTGGTTTCGGCAACGCCGGCCAGCCGTTCGAGCTGATCGACGCGCTGCTGGACGGCGGCGCCACGGACCTGACCGTGGTCAATAACAACGCCGGCCAGGGCGACCAGGGCCTGGCCCTGCTCATCAAGGAAGGCCGGGTCCGGAAGATGATCTGCTCCTTCCCGCGGCAGTCCGATTCCTGGCACTTTGACGCCAAGTACAAGGCCGGAGAGATTGAGCTGGAGCTCGTCCCGCAGGGTAACCTGGCCGAGCGCATCCGTGCCGCCGGGGCCGGAATCGGCGGATTCTTCACCCCCACGGGCTACGGCACCATGCTGGCCGAGGGCAAGGAAACCCGCATCCTGGACGGCCGCGGACAGGTGTTCGAGACCCCCATCCACGCCGACGTCGCCCTGATCAAGGCGCTCAAGGCCGACGGCCTGGGCAACCTCGTATACCGCAAGACCGCCCGGAACTTCGGCCCGATCATGGCCGCCGCGGCGAAGCACACCATTGTCCAGGTTTCCGAAATTGTCCCCACCGGCGGACTGGACCCGGAGAACATCGTGACCCCCGGCATCTACGTGAACAGCATTGTCCGTGTGGGCGCCGCCCCCGGCAAGACAGAACAGGTGGCGTGA
- a CDS encoding thiolase family protein: MNQAFVYDAVRTPFGKFGAGLAGVRPDDLAAHVIGEIVKRAPKLDVERIDEVVFGNANGAGEENRNIARMGTLLAGLPVSIPGTTVNRLCGSSLDAAIIASRQVNAGDAELMLIGGAESMSRAPWVLPKTEKPYPVGDMTLASTTLGWRLVNKAMPKDWTISLGEATERLAGKYGVSRQAQDEFSANSHNLSAAAWDEGFYDNLVAPVPGTDLVRDEGIRAGSSAGKLAGLKTVFRAENGTVTAGNASPLSDGASAAWIGSENAAGLLGLEPLARIAGRGAHANDPQFFGYAPVEAANKALAKAGIGWEQVGAVELNEAFAAQSLACINAWGIDASIVNRHGGAIAMGHPLGASGGRILGTLARSLQASGQRWGVAAICIGVGQGLAVVLENVTAGAAA, encoded by the coding sequence ATGAACCAGGCTTTTGTGTACGACGCTGTTCGCACGCCGTTTGGGAAGTTCGGTGCCGGCCTGGCCGGTGTCCGTCCGGATGACCTTGCCGCGCATGTGATCGGTGAGATCGTCAAACGCGCCCCGAAGCTCGATGTTGAGCGGATCGATGAGGTGGTGTTCGGCAACGCCAACGGTGCCGGTGAGGAGAACCGGAACATTGCCCGGATGGGCACCCTGCTGGCCGGCCTGCCGGTCTCGATCCCCGGGACGACGGTGAACCGGCTCTGCGGGTCCTCCCTGGACGCCGCCATCATCGCCTCGCGGCAGGTCAATGCCGGGGACGCGGAGCTGATGCTGATCGGCGGCGCCGAGTCGATGTCCCGCGCGCCCTGGGTGCTGCCCAAGACCGAGAAGCCCTACCCGGTCGGGGACATGACGCTGGCCTCCACCACGCTGGGCTGGCGCCTGGTGAACAAGGCCATGCCGAAGGACTGGACCATTTCCCTGGGCGAGGCCACCGAACGCCTCGCCGGGAAGTACGGGGTGAGCCGTCAGGCGCAGGACGAGTTCTCCGCGAACTCCCACAACCTGTCCGCCGCGGCGTGGGACGAGGGCTTCTACGACAACCTCGTGGCCCCGGTGCCGGGCACGGACCTGGTCCGGGACGAAGGCATCCGCGCCGGGTCCTCGGCCGGGAAGCTCGCCGGGCTGAAGACCGTGTTCCGTGCCGAGAACGGCACCGTCACCGCCGGGAACGCGTCCCCGCTGTCCGACGGCGCCTCCGCGGCCTGGATCGGTTCCGAGAACGCCGCCGGGCTGCTGGGGCTGGAGCCTTTGGCCCGGATCGCCGGGCGCGGTGCGCACGCCAACGATCCGCAGTTCTTCGGGTACGCCCCGGTGGAGGCGGCGAACAAGGCCCTCGCGAAGGCGGGCATCGGCTGGGAGCAGGTGGGCGCCGTCGAACTTAACGAAGCATTCGCCGCGCAGTCCCTGGCGTGCATCAACGCCTGGGGCATCGACGCTTCGATCGTGAACCGGCACGGCGGCGCGATCGCCATGGGCCACCCGCTGGGTGCCTCCGGCGGCCGCATCCTGGGCACCCTGGCCCGGTCCCTGCAGGCCTCCGGGCAGCGCTGGGGCGTCGCGGCGATCTGCATCGGCGTCGGCCAGGGCCTCGCCGTCGTCCTCGAAAACGTCACTGCCGGCGCTGCGGCATAA
- the pcaC gene encoding 4-carboxymuconolactone decarboxylase — translation MTGAKASGAERHGVVQPDATSQEIYDGGMVVRREVLGAAHVDRANANKDAFTEDFQDMITRIAWGGIWTRPGLTRQMRSAVTITAMVAHGHWEELDMHIRAAITNGLSRDEIKEILLQTAIYCGVPSANTAFKTAQQVFAELDAVTPPK, via the coding sequence ATGACGGGCGCAAAAGCATCCGGCGCAGAACGGCACGGAGTAGTCCAGCCGGACGCCACCAGCCAGGAAATCTACGACGGCGGCATGGTGGTCCGCCGCGAGGTGCTGGGCGCCGCGCATGTGGACCGCGCCAACGCCAACAAGGACGCCTTCACCGAAGACTTCCAGGACATGATCACCCGCATCGCCTGGGGCGGCATCTGGACCCGGCCGGGCCTGACCCGGCAGATGCGCTCCGCCGTCACCATCACCGCCATGGTGGCGCACGGGCACTGGGAAGAACTGGACATGCACATCCGCGCAGCCATCACCAACGGCCTGAGCAGGGACGAAATCAAGGAAATCCTGCTGCAGACCGCCATTTACTGCGGAGTTCCCTCCGCCAACACCGCCTTCAAGACCGCACAGCAGGTCTTTGCCGAGCTTGACGCAGTCACCCCACCCAAGTAG
- a CDS encoding adenylosuccinate lyase family protein, protein MDGDVGLLSPVSASPAVAALTGDRAVLAAILAVESGWASVLEKAGLAPAGSSAVVATAADVTRYDVAGIAVRAQGGANPVIPLLADLRSEVNALDTEHVGALRAVHTSLTSQDVLDSALMLLARNAVTVLLTDLRGITTALAALAEQHADTLCVGRSLTQHSLPYTFGLKAAQWFHGLAAAARRLEAVELPLQTGGAAGTLAAGTVLAKDSVDTPFDLSGNLAANLGLAATPGPWHTNRLAVTSLGDALTAVTDALGKIASDVLFLSRPEAGELAEPRAAGRGVSSAMPQKQNPVLSVLVRSAALQAPNLAAQLHLAAANFNDERPDGAWHSEWPAFRQLLRLALGSAGHLRELAEGLQVFPDAMRRNLELSGPLLLSEGVSAAVVPLLDPVNGKQQLQDVVDRTLQAPPPEQSGTYRRLLREAVPASVLSDERLEELLDPAGYLGQAAEISRRILAAFPDFSGNGAPPADLNQDIPTRTDLNGDSRG, encoded by the coding sequence ATGGACGGCGACGTCGGGCTCCTGAGCCCCGTGTCGGCGTCGCCCGCCGTGGCGGCGCTGACGGGGGACCGGGCGGTGCTGGCGGCAATCCTCGCCGTCGAGTCCGGCTGGGCGTCGGTGCTGGAGAAGGCCGGCCTGGCGCCGGCCGGCTCCTCCGCCGTCGTGGCTACCGCCGCGGACGTGACCCGCTATGACGTGGCCGGCATCGCCGTCCGCGCGCAGGGCGGAGCCAACCCGGTCATCCCGCTGCTGGCTGACCTCCGGAGCGAAGTCAATGCCCTGGACACGGAGCACGTAGGTGCCCTGCGTGCCGTGCACACCTCGCTGACCAGCCAGGACGTGCTGGACTCGGCGCTGATGCTGCTGGCCAGGAACGCCGTTACTGTGCTCCTGACTGACCTTCGCGGAATTACGACGGCGCTGGCGGCTTTGGCGGAGCAGCATGCGGACACGCTGTGTGTCGGAAGGAGTCTGACGCAGCACTCCCTGCCGTATACGTTCGGGCTCAAGGCGGCTCAGTGGTTCCACGGACTGGCCGCTGCGGCACGGCGTCTTGAAGCCGTCGAGCTGCCGCTGCAGACGGGCGGTGCCGCAGGGACGCTGGCCGCCGGGACGGTGCTGGCCAAGGACTCGGTGGACACGCCCTTCGACCTGTCGGGAAACCTGGCAGCGAACCTTGGCCTGGCGGCAACGCCGGGGCCGTGGCACACCAACCGGCTGGCCGTCACGTCCCTGGGCGATGCCCTCACGGCGGTGACGGATGCGCTGGGCAAGATCGCCAGCGACGTGCTGTTCCTCAGCCGGCCGGAAGCGGGCGAGCTCGCCGAACCCCGGGCCGCCGGGCGCGGAGTGTCTTCGGCCATGCCGCAGAAGCAGAACCCCGTGTTGTCCGTGCTGGTCCGCAGCGCCGCGCTGCAGGCCCCGAACCTTGCCGCGCAGCTGCATCTGGCGGCGGCTAACTTCAACGATGAGCGTCCCGACGGCGCCTGGCATAGCGAGTGGCCGGCTTTCCGGCAGCTGCTCCGCCTGGCACTCGGCTCGGCCGGGCACCTCCGGGAGCTTGCCGAAGGCCTGCAGGTTTTCCCGGATGCCATGCGCCGCAACCTGGAACTGTCCGGACCGCTGCTGCTGAGCGAAGGAGTGTCCGCCGCGGTGGTGCCGCTGCTTGATCCAGTGAACGGCAAGCAGCAGCTCCAGGACGTGGTGGACCGGACGCTCCAGGCTCCGCCCCCAGAACAGTCCGGAACGTACCGACGCCTGCTGCGTGAGGCCGTGCCCGCCAGCGTGTTGTCCGACGAACGGCTGGAAGAACTCCTGGATCCTGCCGGCTATCTGGGGCAGGCCGCTGAAATTTCCCGCCGCATCCTGGCCGCTTTCCCCGACTTTTCCGGCAACGGCGCACCACCGGCCGACCTGAATCAAGACATTCCCACCCGAACAGACCTGAACGGAGACTCCCGTGGCTAG
- the pcaG gene encoding protocatechuate 3,4-dioxygenase subunit alpha, whose product MRNNPTKLTPTPGQTVGPFYGYALPYEKDRELLAPGSPGSIRLQGTVYDGAGHPIPDAILEIWQPDSEGNIVHRTGSLVRDGYTFTGFGRSAVGNSGVYTFTTVNPGPTKPGAAAFISVAVFARGLMNRLFTRIYLPENGEALAADPLLSSLDPERRSTLIARRDADGGLTWDVRLQGEGETVFLDFEGEPAFEGAAAGGAAQ is encoded by the coding sequence ATGAGGAACAACCCCACCAAGCTCACCCCCACCCCTGGCCAGACCGTCGGCCCGTTCTACGGCTACGCCCTGCCGTACGAGAAGGACCGCGAACTGCTGGCCCCGGGATCGCCGGGCTCCATCCGCCTGCAGGGCACCGTGTACGACGGTGCAGGCCACCCCATCCCGGACGCGATCCTGGAAATCTGGCAGCCGGATTCCGAGGGAAACATCGTGCACCGCACCGGTTCGCTGGTCCGCGACGGCTACACGTTCACCGGCTTCGGCCGGAGCGCCGTTGGTAACAGCGGCGTGTACACCTTCACCACGGTGAACCCTGGACCCACCAAGCCCGGCGCGGCTGCGTTCATCTCCGTGGCAGTGTTTGCCCGCGGCCTGATGAACCGCCTCTTCACCCGCATTTACCTGCCCGAGAACGGGGAAGCGCTGGCGGCCGATCCACTGCTCTCTTCCCTGGACCCGGAACGCCGCAGCACGCTGATCGCGCGTCGCGACGCCGACGGCGGACTCACGTGGGACGTCCGGCTGCAGGGCGAGGGCGAAACCGTGTTCCTCGACTTCGAGGGAGAACCTGCCTTTGAGGGAGCGGCTGCCGGGGGCGCCGCACAGTGA
- the pcaH gene encoding protocatechuate 3,4-dioxygenase subunit beta — MPEEINLEIFNADPITEDVSDVATPAATGTAPQAAAEAAPQAKPKAAVETQQDLNAEIKALGDAYAAALKSGKAPETQPRLDYAPYRSSILRHPTKSLHHADPETIELYSPAFGHQDVHALESDLTIQHNGEPQGERIIVAGRVLDGDGRPVAGQLVEIWQANSSGRYIHKRDQHPAPLDPNFTGVGRCITGADGSYSFTTIKPGAYPWKNHLNAWRPAHIHFSLFGQEFTQRIVTQMYFPGDQLFPLDPIYQSIVDQDARDRLVASYDHDLTQPEWALGYTWDIVLTGSKRTWTENEAFGTAGDESE; from the coding sequence GTGCCTGAAGAAATCAACCTTGAAATATTCAATGCCGATCCGATTACCGAAGACGTGTCGGATGTGGCAACCCCGGCCGCAACCGGGACCGCACCGCAGGCTGCAGCGGAGGCTGCGCCTCAAGCCAAGCCGAAGGCTGCCGTGGAAACCCAGCAGGACCTCAATGCGGAGATCAAGGCTCTGGGGGACGCGTACGCTGCGGCCCTGAAGAGCGGGAAGGCTCCGGAGACCCAGCCGCGGCTGGACTACGCGCCGTACCGCAGCAGCATCCTCCGCCACCCTACCAAGAGCCTGCACCACGCCGATCCGGAGACCATCGAGCTGTACTCGCCGGCTTTCGGGCACCAGGACGTGCACGCGCTGGAATCCGACCTGACCATCCAGCACAACGGCGAGCCCCAGGGCGAACGCATCATCGTTGCCGGCCGCGTGCTCGACGGCGACGGCCGCCCCGTTGCCGGCCAGCTGGTGGAGATCTGGCAGGCCAACTCCTCCGGCCGCTACATCCACAAGCGGGACCAGCACCCGGCCCCGCTCGACCCCAACTTCACCGGTGTGGGCCGCTGCATCACCGGCGCCGACGGCTCCTACAGCTTCACCACCATCAAGCCCGGCGCCTACCCGTGGAAGAACCACCTCAACGCGTGGCGTCCGGCGCACATCCACTTCTCGCTGTTCGGGCAGGAGTTCACCCAGCGCATCGTCACCCAGATGTACTTCCCGGGTGACCAGCTGTTCCCCCTGGACCCCATCTACCAGTCCATCGTGGACCAGGACGCCCGGGACCGCCTGGTGGCAAGCTACGACCACGACCTCACCCAGCCCGAGTGGGCGCTGGGCTACACGTGGGACATTGTCCTGACGGGCTCCAAACGGACCTGGACCGAAAACGAAGCATTTGGTACAGCAGGTGACGAGAGTGAATAG